AAATTATGACCATAGATTTCAATAAAGGAGAGGGGCTGGTGCCCGCCATCATCCAGAATGCCGCCACCGGAAAAGTATTGATGCTGGGCTACATGAACGAAGAGGCTTTTCAGAAGACGCAGTCTACTGGCCTGGTTACTTTTTTCTCCCGCTCCAAGAACCGACTCTGGACGAAGGGAGAAACTTCGGGGAATACCTTGAAGGTGGTAAAAGTAGAATTAGACTGCGACCAAGACACCCTTCTCATTTTGGTAGACCCCAGCGGCCCGGCCTGTCACCGGAATACTGAAACGTGCTTTGACACGGAAGGTGATTCTACTTCCTATCACCTGAGAAGCTTCCAGAACTTCACACCCACAGAGCAAGCCTTGCAGTTCATCGCCAAATTGGAGCAGACCATTAAAGAGCGGCGCAGAAATCCCATAGAGGGTTCTTACACCAACTTCCTGTTTGACAAAGGCCTCAACAAAATGGCCCAGAAAGTAGGAGAGGAAGCCGTAGAAGTAGTAATTGATGCCGTGGCCGGCCAAACCGAAACCATGAAAGGCGAAGCCGCTGATTTGCTCTTCCACTTACTAGTGTTGCTGGAGGCCTCAGGATTGTCTTTGGCAGAGGTGGTACAGGTGCTGGAAAGTCGGCATAAACCAAGAGAGTAGGGATTCCATTACCTTTAAAAGCCAAGGCCCGTTTTTAGGCTGTTTTACAGAAAACAGCCTAAAAACGGGCCTTGGCTTTTATGCAATTACTACAGCTTGTTAATGCGGCCGTAGAATTTACTTTGGTAAGAACCCCCAATGGGAATGTACTTATCCTGCATGAACACAGAATCATCTTCAATGAGCTCAATGCGCTTTAAGTTGATGATGAACGAGCGGTGAATGCGCATGAATTGGTCTTGCGGCAGCTTCTGGTCTATGGCGCTCATGGTGGTGTAGACAATGTGTTTTTTGGTGTCTGTGTTGATGACCACATAGTCGCCGCGGGCTTCAATAAAAGCAATGTTTTGCAGGTTCACCTTGATGATCTTGTTGTCTACCTTCACAAACAGCTCGTCTGGTTGCACGGCGGCCAGAACGGCACCGCTGCTTGCTTCCAACTTCTGCACTGTGTTGTTCACGGCCTGGGTGAAGCGGGCAAAATCTACGGGCTTTAACAGGTAGTCAGATACCTGCAGTTCAAAGGCCTGCACGGCAAAGTCTTTGTGCGAGGTGATTAAAATTGTGTGCGGCTTTTTAGGTAGCGTGCGCAGCAATTCCAATCCAGACATCTCCGGCATTTCTACGTCCAAAAACAGAAGGTCTACGCCGTCATTCTTCAAAAGCCAGACCAATCCTTCTTTGCTGGAATTGAAACTCTTCACCAGTTCCAGAGAGGGGGTAGCCTGAATGTGACGTTCCAGAATCAAGCGGCTCAGGTCGTCATCGTCAATAACTATGGTCCGGTAGGTAGTATCTTTTTTCAAATTGTCAGGCATAAGGAGTCATTAGCGCATCTGCCAGAGCAGACGGTTGATCTTGTCCGGGACAAGAGGGCTGTTATTTTCAGAAAGCAATATAACGCCAAAAGGTTTTAATGCCTTCGGGTAAATATAGCCATTGACGCTCAACGGCCGGCTCTTCATCCAAAGTTTTATACGCGAAACTTCCTAAAATTAGTTTACAACTCCCTGAATGAATCACGTATAAGAGGCACCAACCAACCCAAAATGAACGCTTGTGCTACCAGTTGCCTTATTAAATAAGCTTCAGATTTTAACTCAGCCAGATGATTCTACTTGTGGGCCTACCAGCTTACACGCGGTCTACCAATACTTTAAGGATGATGTGTCACTGGACCAGGTCATCTCTGAAGTTTCTTTTCTGGAGGATGGGGGCACGCTGGCGGTTCTGCTGGGTTCCCATGCCTTAAAGCGGGGGTACAAGGCGCACATTTACTCTTACAATCTGCATGTCTTTGACCCTACGTGGTTCAAAATGAGCAATGAGAAGATCATTGCCAACCTGCAGGAGCAGCTTGAGTACAAACAGGACCCCAAGCTGCAGATTGCCACGCAGGCCTACATTGAATTCCTGAGCCTGGGCGGCGAACTCAGGTACAAAGACCTTACAAGAGAATTACTGGATCAGTATTTTTCACAGGGCATTCCGTTGCTTTCGGGGCTGAGTGCCACGTATCTGTACAACTGTGCCCGCGAGCGGACCAATGAACGCGACGAGTCCATCTTTGACGATGTGCGCGGCCACCCCATGGGCCATTTTGTGGTGTTAGCTGGCTTTGTAGATGACCAGGACAAAGAGCACGTGATTGTGGCAGACCCTTATCAGGAAAATCCGCTGTTCCGGAACAACTATTACAACGTGCCCACGCCCCGGTTGATCAATGCCATCATGCTGGGCATTGTCACCTATGACGCCAACTTGCTGGTCATTCAGCCTAAATAATCTTATCTCACCAGAGAATAACCCCCATAAATATACATGCGCAAAATAGTAGTGGTCAACAACCCCAAAGACTGGGACATTGACATTGAGGAGGTAGAAGTGGTAGATGCGCAACGCTATCTCACAGACCCCACCTACATTGAAATGAAAAGCGCGCGGGTGTTTAACCTGTGCCGTTCCTATAAATACCAGAGCAGCGGCTATTACGTGTCTCTGCTGGCCGAAGCCAGGGGACACCGGGCCATCCCCAACGTGACCACCATCCAGGACATGAAGTCGCAGACCATTGTGCGGGCCATTACGGATGAAATAAATGAGACTATTCAGAAAAGCCTGTCCAAACTCAAGTCCAAGAGCTTCACGCTGAGCATCTACTTCGGGCAGAACGTGGCCAAGCAGTATGAGAAGCTGAGCAAGCAGTTGCATGATTTGTTTCAGGCCCCGTTGTTGCGCGCGCAGTTTGTGTACAACAAAGAGTGGGTGTTGGAGAGCATTTCGCCTATTCCCGTGAACGAGGTACCTGAGCACCATGTGCGCTATCTGCTCAAATACGCCAAGGCCTATTTTGCCAGAAATCGGTTCTCCAGCGCGCGGGTGAGCAAGAAGGTCTATGACCTGGCCATTCTGGTGAACCCGGCAGAGAAAGATCCACCATCAAATGACAAGGCCCTGCAAAACTTCATTGAAGCCGCAGGCGCGCTCGGGTTTTACACTGAACTCATCACCAAAGAAGACTACCGGCGGCTTTCTGAGTTTGACGCGCTCTTTATTAGGGAAACCACGTCAGTGAACCACCATACCTACCGTTTTGCTCGGCGGGCGCACGCAGACGGCCTGGTGGTGATTGATGATCCGGTTTCCATTCTAAGGTGTACTAACAAAGTGTACCTGGCAGAACTGTTGACCAAGGCCAAGGTGAACATACCAAAGACCATGATCATTCACCGCGACAACTGTGACCGCGTGATTGAAGAGCTGGGGCTGCCCTGCGTCCTAAAAAAACCAGACAGTTCCTTCTCCCAAGGCGTGGTGAAGGTGAAGACCCAGGAGGAGCTTCAGGAAGAACTCAAAGAGATGCTCTATGAATCTGACCTCATCATTGGCCAGGAGTTTACACCCACAGACTTTGACTGGCGCATAGGCATTCTTGACAAGCAACCGCTGTATGCCTGCAAATATTTCATGGCCAAAGACCACTGGCAGATTTACAACTGGGACGGTAAAAAGAAAGACGTAGCCGGTGATTTTGAGACTGTGCCATTTGCCGACGTGCCTTTCTTTGTTTTGCACACCGCCATGAAAGCCGCCAATCTCATTGGAGATGGTCTCTATGGGGTTGACTTGAAAGAGATAGACGGCAAGGCTTACATCATTGAGGTGAATGACAACCCGAACATAGACGCCGGTGTAGAGGACCAGATTTTGAAAAAAGATCTCTACCTCACCATCTTAAAGTCTATCAAACGACGCATTGACTTACAGAAAAACCTAGTGAACAGCAACACCCATGAGCCCAGTTAAAAAGTTAGGTTTGTTTGCCGGCTTCGGCCTGGAAATGGAATACATGCTGGTAGACCGGGAGACCCTTGAGATTCTGCCCATTGCAGATCAGGTGCTTCAAGCAGAAGCGGGTGAACTCACCTCAGACGTTGAGCGCGGAGACATGGCCTGGTCCAATGAACTGGTGATGCACGTGCTGGAACTCAAAACCAATGGACCCACCACCACTTTGCACGGCCTGCACCAGAAGTTTCACCAACAGGTGACCAGAATCAATGAACTGCTGGCGCCCATGAACGGTATGCTGCTACCCACCGGCGCGCACCCATTCATGGACCCGTTTACAGAAACCAGGCTGTGGCCGCATGATTCCAGTGAGATTTATGAGGCATACAATAAGGTGTTCAACTGCCAAGGCCACGGCTGGGCCAACCTGCAAAGCACGCACCTAAACCTGCCTTTCTCTAATGATGAGGAGTTTGGCAGGTTACACGCCGCCATCCGGTTGATCTTGCCCTTGCTCCCAGGTATTTGCGCAGCCTCACCGGTTTTGGATGGCAAGGTGACGGGCTTTTTGGATACCCGCCTGGAAGTGTACCGTAAAAACCAACAGAAGGTGCCGCAGATAGCAGGAGCCGTAGTCCCCGAAGCCGTTTTTACCCAGCAGCACTACCAGGAGCAAATCTTTGAGCCCATGTTCCGGGCCATTGCGCCTTTTGATCCAGACGGCATATTACAGGAGGAGTTCCTCAATTCCAGAGGGGCCATTGCCAGGTTCAGCCGGGGAGCCATTGAAATTCGCGTCATTGACAACCAGGAATGCCCGCTCGCTGACGTGGCCCTGGTTTCCCTCATCGTGGAAGTGTTGAAAATGCTGGTTTCAGAGGAGCGTAGTTCATATGAGGAACAGCAGAAAATAGACACGGCTTCCCTGGCCTCAGTTTTCGTTCAAAGTCTGGAAAAAGGCCGAAAAACGGAGATTCTGGACACTTCTTATTTACAGGCGCTGGGCTTCTCAGAAAAGACAAAAACCGTGGCAGACGTGTGGCAGGCGCTTTGGGAAAAGGTGCAACAAAAAGGCGTGCTGGACGCTGAAATAAATACTGCCCTGGAACAGATTCTACAGCAGGGGTGCTTGGCAGAGCGTTTGTTACAAGCCCTGGGCTCAAGTCCCACTTTAGAAGAAATTAAAACCATTTACCGAAAACTTTCGAATTGCTTAAGTGAAAACAACTTGTTCCTTCCATGAGTCTGGACAAACGAAAAGTACTGTTTACCTGTGAGCATGGCGGCAATGAAATTCCCCAGGAGTTCAATGCTGCCTTTGATGGCGCAGAAGGAGCCTTGACCTCGCACCGCGGCTATGACCTGGGCGCCTTGGACTTGTTCCAGAAGTTTGCCAATGCACCGTATGCAGACAAGGCTTTTTACAGTACCACCAGCCGGCTTCTGGTAGAGTTGAATAGGTCAAGACACCATCCCAGGCTTTTCTCTGAGTTCACGCAGCCGCTGCAGGAAGAGGAGAAGCGCCAGATCATCACGCAGCATTATCTGCCTTATCGCCAGAAAGTAGAAGAACAGATCCACGACTGGATTCAGGAGGGCTATCAAGTGCTGCACATTTCCGTGCATAGCTTCACGCCGGTGCTGGACGGCGAGAAACGCAAAGCCGACATTGGTCTGCTGTACAACCCCGGCCGGGAGCGCGAGCAGCTGTTTGCCTCTAAATGGCGCCAGGAAATCAGCCGGCTGGACGGAGACTACAAGATCAGGTACAATTACCCGTACAAAGGCACGGCAGACGGTTTTGTCACGCTGCTCAGGAGAAAGCACACACCAGAAGAATACGCCGGCCTGGAGCTGGAGGTGAACCAAAAGTTTGCGCTGGGATCACCAGAAGACTGGCTGGTTCTGCAAAATGTGTTGGTAAGTTCCTGCGGCAAAGCGCTTTAACCTTAGCCCGCCTTGTGGAGTATAACCCTCAGCCTGGCAGCAATGCCAGTATAAAACTACTGTTCTACCTAACTATGAAAAAACATGCTGAATTATCTTCTTGACCTACTCGTGAGCGCCGGGGTGCTGTTGCTCCTAGCTTACATTTTACCGCAAGTCACCATCAAGAGCTTTTGGACGGCCCTTTGGGTAGCCGTTCTGGTAGGAATTCTCAACATCTTGATTGGCTGGTTGCTATCTTTCGTGTTGAATTTGGTTACTTTCTTCCTGCTGGAGTTCATCGTGAAGGTGATTGTGTCTGCCATTGTCATTAAAATAGCCGACAAGCTGGTGCGCAACTTTGAAATCAAAGGCTTCTGGCCGGCGCTGGTGATTGCCGTGGCTCTTTCTGCCGCCAGTACCCTGGTACACCGCTCAGATGAAGACGAAATGCGAAATGAAGAATACGGTTTTGTAATGCCTGTTGCGCAGCAGGAGTTCAAAGCATAACGCTTCATTATTTAAACATACAAAAGGCCGCCGCTAATCATTAGCGGCGGCCTTTTGCTTTTAGTAATCCTGTAGTTCATCCCTTTCACTTCCTGGTTTATTTACCGTTGGCAGCAGGAGCGAGGGAAACTCGTTTTTGGGCTGTTTTCCAGAAATGAGGCCAAAAGCGGTCTAGCTTACTTCTTCTTCGTCAAAGTACAGCTTGTAGAACTTGCGGCCGTCAGCATCTTCTCCTTTGATGATCATGTCCTTGTTGCCGTGAATGTACACGTGAAAGTTCTTGTCCAGTTTTAAGACGCTTTTAAAGACGCGGGACTGTTTTTTGACGGCCTGCGTAGAAATCCCGAAGCTGTCTTCAATCTCCACTTCATAGTTCTGGCGGTACTCGCCGTCAAAGTTCCGGAAGGACTCTATGAGCTCTGGCTGCTGGCCAAACACCTCGGTTTCAAATTCTTCCTTGTCAAAGGTCTCGTGCTTGGTGAAGTATTCGGCAGACTTGTTCAGGAGCGCGATCTGGTCGGTTTTCTCTACTTCAAACTCCTCTGTCAGGCGCTCAGAGATGAACTCTTTGGTGAGGTTTAGGAAATGGCTGGTCTGGTGGAATTCATTGCTGATCTGGGTGAGGCCTAAAAAGTTGGTGCGCCAGTATTGGGCTTCTTCGCCGCGGTTCTGGTTGTCAATGATGGCCACTATGAAACCGTCCTCTGGTTGGGTGTTGAAGATGATGCAGCCTTTGTCAAACTTGTTGCTGTCAATTCCTTCCAGGTAAGAAATGGTGTAGTCGCGGTTTTTGCGCTGCACGTCAAAGTAACCGCTTTTTACCTCGGTCTTGAAAATACCCACGGCCTCTACTACGCGCTCGTCTACCTCGCAGTTGATGAAGTGGCAGACGTAGAGTTCGCCGGGTTTTATCTTGGGGTGGCTGGAGCTTTCAAACAGGTGCCGGGCAATGTTCTTGGAGTTCTCATGAAAGGTCTCCTTGTCGGCGAAGATGTTCTCACAGTAGCTGTACACTTCATTGAATTTGAGCGAAGAGGCGTGCGTGAATTTGAACCGCTCATGCGCTGTGGCAAATTTGGTGAGAAAGAACTTTTCCAGCTTCTCGGTGAGGCCGTCGCCGGGGGCAAAGGGATTCTCAGAGACGGTGAGTTTCTGCTCTAGTCCTTTGTTGCCCACGTGGTGGATGGCTAAGCTGGTGAGCGAGGCGGTGTCAAATTTCATGGAACTGCAGGTAATCTTAAAGGTAAGGGAAGAAGTGCCTGCAAAAATACGCAATCATGCCGGAAAGCCGGGCGGTTTTCTCAATCAAAGAAAGGAGGGAGGGAGACCAACCGTTTTTTGGCTGTTTTCTGGGAAATACGCCAAAAACGAGGTTTCCATCGGCTGAATTTAAACTTGGTGGCTTGGCATTCCTATAAAGGACACTGATTTTCCTGAAGCTCAAAACCAACGTTAAAATATATTCAGGAAATTGAATCCTTGAGGCAGGGTTAAGAGTAAGAGAAACAGTCTCATGTACCATCTTAAAGTGAAAAGGGTCTTGCTGGTTGCCGGTTATATTCTTCTGTCTGTCCTGGGTTTTGTGCTGGTGTATTTTCTGGTGGCGTTTGTGCTGTCCAGATGGGGCATTGACAAAGAGCCGCAGACCCGGCAAGAAGTGACTATTTACATTCTCACCAACGGGGTGCATACAGACCTGGTGGTGCCGGTGCGGCATGAACTCTACAACTGGAACCGCTACATCAGCTACCAGCATACCAAAGGCCAGGACAGTACCGCCAACTGGGTGGCGTTTGGCTGGGGCGACAAAGGGTTTTATCTGGAGACGCCCACGTGGGCAGATTTAAAAGTAAGTACGGCCTTTAAAGCCGCCACCGG
The nucleotide sequence above comes from Nibribacter ruber. Encoded proteins:
- a CDS encoding nucleoid-associated protein, whose product is MKFDTASLTSLAIHHVGNKGLEQKLTVSENPFAPGDGLTEKLEKFFLTKFATAHERFKFTHASSLKFNEVYSYCENIFADKETFHENSKNIARHLFESSSHPKIKPGELYVCHFINCEVDERVVEAVGIFKTEVKSGYFDVQRKNRDYTISYLEGIDSNKFDKGCIIFNTQPEDGFIVAIIDNQNRGEEAQYWRTNFLGLTQISNEFHQTSHFLNLTKEFISERLTEEFEVEKTDQIALLNKSAEYFTKHETFDKEEFETEVFGQQPELIESFRNFDGEYRQNYEVEIEDSFGISTQAVKKQSRVFKSVLKLDKNFHVYIHGNKDMIIKGEDADGRKFYKLYFDEEEVS
- a CDS encoding N-formylglutamate amidohydrolase — protein: MSLDKRKVLFTCEHGGNEIPQEFNAAFDGAEGALTSHRGYDLGALDLFQKFANAPYADKAFYSTTSRLLVELNRSRHHPRLFSEFTQPLQEEEKRQIITQHYLPYRQKVEEQIHDWIQEGYQVLHISVHSFTPVLDGEKRKADIGLLYNPGREREQLFASKWRQEISRLDGDYKIRYNYPYKGTADGFVTLLRRKHTPEEYAGLELEVNQKFALGSPEDWLVLQNVLVSSCGKAL
- a CDS encoding peptidase-C39 like family protein gives rise to the protein MLPVALLNKLQILTQPDDSTCGPTSLHAVYQYFKDDVSLDQVISEVSFLEDGGTLAVLLGSHALKRGYKAHIYSYNLHVFDPTWFKMSNEKIIANLQEQLEYKQDPKLQIATQAYIEFLSLGGELRYKDLTRELLDQYFSQGIPLLSGLSATYLYNCARERTNERDESIFDDVRGHPMGHFVVLAGFVDDQDKEHVIVADPYQENPLFRNNYYNVPTPRLINAIMLGIVTYDANLLVIQPK
- a CDS encoding carboxylate-amine ligase — protein: MSPVKKLGLFAGFGLEMEYMLVDRETLEILPIADQVLQAEAGELTSDVERGDMAWSNELVMHVLELKTNGPTTTLHGLHQKFHQQVTRINELLAPMNGMLLPTGAHPFMDPFTETRLWPHDSSEIYEAYNKVFNCQGHGWANLQSTHLNLPFSNDEEFGRLHAAIRLILPLLPGICAASPVLDGKVTGFLDTRLEVYRKNQQKVPQIAGAVVPEAVFTQQHYQEQIFEPMFRAIAPFDPDGILQEEFLNSRGAIARFSRGAIEIRVIDNQECPLADVALVSLIVEVLKMLVSEERSSYEEQQKIDTASLASVFVQSLEKGRKTEILDTSYLQALGFSEKTKTVADVWQALWEKVQQKGVLDAEINTALEQILQQGCLAERLLQALGSSPTLEEIKTIYRKLSNCLSENNLFLP
- a CDS encoding TIGR02117 family protein — encoded protein: MYHLKVKRVLLVAGYILLSVLGFVLVYFLVAFVLSRWGIDKEPQTRQEVTIYILTNGVHTDLVVPVRHELYNWNRYISYQHTKGQDSTANWVAFGWGDKGFYLETPTWADLKVSTAFKAATGLSNAAIHATFYQQMQESEDCKRIQISVQQYNRLIKYIKSRFDLDAKGLPIPIQTNANYGLNDAFYEAKGSYNLFYTCNTWANNGLKASGQKASVWTPFYHGIFYQYQ
- a CDS encoding LytR/AlgR family response regulator transcription factor encodes the protein MKKDTTYRTIVIDDDDLSRLILERHIQATPSLELVKSFNSSKEGLVWLLKNDGVDLLFLDVEMPEMSGLELLRTLPKKPHTILITSHKDFAVQAFELQVSDYLLKPVDFARFTQAVNNTVQKLEASSGAVLAAVQPDELFVKVDNKIIKVNLQNIAFIEARGDYVVINTDTKKHIVYTTMSAIDQKLPQDQFMRIHRSFIINLKRIELIEDDSVFMQDKYIPIGGSYQSKFYGRINKL
- a CDS encoding phage holin family protein, with product MLNYLLDLLVSAGVLLLLAYILPQVTIKSFWTALWVAVLVGILNILIGWLLSFVLNLVTFFLLEFIVKVIVSAIVIKIADKLVRNFEIKGFWPALVIAVALSAASTLVHRSDEDEMRNEEYGFVMPVAQQEFKA
- the hisIE gene encoding bifunctional phosphoribosyl-AMP cyclohydrolase/phosphoribosyl-ATP diphosphatase HisIE, with protein sequence MTIDFNKGEGLVPAIIQNAATGKVLMLGYMNEEAFQKTQSTGLVTFFSRSKNRLWTKGETSGNTLKVVKVELDCDQDTLLILVDPSGPACHRNTETCFDTEGDSTSYHLRSFQNFTPTEQALQFIAKLEQTIKERRRNPIEGSYTNFLFDKGLNKMAQKVGEEAVEVVIDAVAGQTETMKGEAADLLFHLLVLLEASGLSLAEVVQVLESRHKPRE
- a CDS encoding RimK family protein; this translates as MRKIVVVNNPKDWDIDIEEVEVVDAQRYLTDPTYIEMKSARVFNLCRSYKYQSSGYYVSLLAEARGHRAIPNVTTIQDMKSQTIVRAITDEINETIQKSLSKLKSKSFTLSIYFGQNVAKQYEKLSKQLHDLFQAPLLRAQFVYNKEWVLESISPIPVNEVPEHHVRYLLKYAKAYFARNRFSSARVSKKVYDLAILVNPAEKDPPSNDKALQNFIEAAGALGFYTELITKEDYRRLSEFDALFIRETTSVNHHTYRFARRAHADGLVVIDDPVSILRCTNKVYLAELLTKAKVNIPKTMIIHRDNCDRVIEELGLPCVLKKPDSSFSQGVVKVKTQEELQEELKEMLYESDLIIGQEFTPTDFDWRIGILDKQPLYACKYFMAKDHWQIYNWDGKKKDVAGDFETVPFADVPFFVLHTAMKAANLIGDGLYGVDLKEIDGKAYIIEVNDNPNIDAGVEDQILKKDLYLTILKSIKRRIDLQKNLVNSNTHEPS